One Amblyomma americanum isolate KBUSLIRL-KWMA chromosome 8, ASM5285725v1, whole genome shotgun sequence DNA window includes the following coding sequences:
- the LOC144102480 gene encoding uncharacterized protein LOC144102480 encodes MKTLTIAVACLLVAGAHCGAVFSYGVPAAVVHSPVVHAPVVHQTVVRAPVVAEHKELVHVPHHEYGYTIENSKVVHPKSTVVHHDALTGLPYQQTDYHHAPVVTGSRSSVYHSRPGYVQERTRAYIY; translated from the exons ATGAAGACCCTC ACCATCGCCGTTGCCTGTTTGTTGGTTGCTGGCGCCCACTGCGGCGCAGTCTTCAGCTACGGCGTCCCCGCCGCCGTGGTCCACTCCCCGGTAGTCCACGCACCGGTGGTGCACCAGACCGTGGTCAGAGCACCCGTGGTGGCCGAGCACAAGGAGCTGGTGCACGTGCCACACCACGAGTACGGCTACACCATCGAGAACAGCAAGGTCGTCCACCCAAAGTCCACCGTCGTCCACCACGACGCACTCACCGG ACTTCCATACCAGCAGACCGACTACCACCACGCCCCAGTTGTGACCGGATCCCGCAGCTCCGTGTACCACAGCCGTCCAGGATACGTCCAGGAGCGGACCAGGGCCTACATCTACTGA
- the LOC144102483 gene encoding uncharacterized protein LOC144102483 yields MGAGADCGYISGRYCTQKTHSALKPSEQASSLRATSILSSTMKTLTLVVACLLVAGAHCGAVFTYGVPAALVHAPVLHQTVVRAPVVAAHKELVHVPHHEYGYTIENSKVVHPKSSVVHHDPLTGLPYQQTDYHHAPVLTGSRSSVYHSRPGYVQERTRAYVY; encoded by the exons ATGGGGGCGGGCGCCGACTGCGGGTATATAAGTGGCCGCTACTGCACGCAGAAGACACACTCGGCTCTTAAGCCTTCAGAACAAGCCAGCTCCCTTCGGGCTACCTCCATCCTTTCGAGCACCATGAAGACACTC ACCCTTGTCGTCGCCTGCCTTCTGGTGGCCGGAGCCCACTGTGGCGCAGTCTTCACCTACGGCGTCCCCGCCGCCCTGGTGCACGCCCCGGTGTTGCACCAGACCGTGGTCAGGGCACCCGTGGTGGCAGCGCACAAGGAGCTGGTGCACGTGCCCCACCACGAGTACGGCTACACCATCGAGAACAGCAAGGTGGTGCACCCAAAGTCGTCCGTCGTCCACCACGACCCACTCACCGG ACTTCCATACCAGCAGACCGACTACCACCACGCCCCAGTGCTGACCGGATCCCGCAGCTCCGTGTACCACAGCCGTCCAGGATACGTCCAGGAGCGGACCAGGGCCTACGTGTACTGA
- the LOC144102484 gene encoding uncharacterized protein LOC144102484: MTEHHDAVHLCGGVPAVAEKRSKSDSGKEPDEADTNHEVSEAKKRRVADDSEGAENNGTAQEVTGIMTGADTSGQAPRDEGGRAKEENGGEKSGDKADEEDKVEKGKGTEEIGVIVGDQLQDAIAAVLIVLGLVEGQEGREGEVGEGGGGGGYYAEVLVQTDGGGYSREEVVENDEREQTTKETGQESEGNGNVGTVDEGEGEQGKEQEKQESERGVKGSDEVESREEEERDVTEHKKEERKGAEEGEEEGHEDSGVSGDDEGEDEERSGEEDEQDSDKVKSDADEEDPIPLAVKYSKETHVISIPLSAKMSALKKKITECTGVQPEMQKLCYRGVPKPLVDTATLRDSGLSANAKILLVGCTVNDLYTIMTPAPGALEKPPAVKKEPLCKQKKHKNIVADGVPEDAIPGILNVNDPLPTQPLKGMLNGLKQKVRLTFKLEKDEVWISTKEDTEKISIDVIQAVVSEPIEKHEEYHIMGLRVGPSEKLSVWTYIYWVPAQYVKAIKDHILG, from the exons ATGACGGAGCACCACGACGCGGTCCATTTGTGCGGTGGCGTTC CGGCCGTGGCGGAAAAGAGAAGCAAGAGTGACAGTGGCAAGGAGCCGGATGAGGCAGACACGAACCATGAAGTGTCCGAGGCCAAGAAACGAAGGGTAGCAGACGACAGCGAAGGCGCTGAGAACAACGGGACTGCTCAAG AGGTCACCGGCATCATGACAGGGGCAGACACCTCCGGGCAGGCCCCGAGAGACGAGGGAGGCAGGGCGAAGGAAGAGAATGGAGGAGAGAAGAGTGGCGATAAGGCGGATGAGGAGGATAAGGTAGAAAAAGGCAAAGGCACAGAGGAAATAGGAGTCATAGTTGGAGATCAGCTTCAGGACGCGATTGCGGCGGTATTAATTGTTCTGGGCTTGGTAGAAGGCCAGGAGGGGAGAGAAGGTGAAGTCggtgagggaggaggaggaggagggtactACGCGGAGGTGCTGGTTCAGACCGATGGAGGAGGATATTCCAGGGAAGAGGTGGTCGAGAACGACGAGAGGGAACAGACGACAAAGGAGACAGGGCAAGAAAGCGAGGGGAATGGGAATGTAGGTACTGTTGACGAAggcgaaggggagcaggggaaggAACAGGAGAAGCAAGAGAGCGAAAGAGGCGTAAAGGGAAGTGACGAAGTGGAGAGTAGGGAAGAGGaagagcgtgacgtcacggagcataaaaaggaggaaagaaaagggGCCGAGGAAGGTGAGGAGGAGGGACACGAGGACTCCGGCGTGTCGGGAGATGATGAGGGTGAGGATGAGGAGCGGTCGGGAGAGGAGGATGAGCAGGACAGTGATAAGGTCAAGAGCGATGCGGACGAAGAGGACCCCATCCCCCTGGCGGTGAAGTACAGCAAGGAGACCCACGTGATCTCGATTCCCCTCTCGGCCAAGATGTCCGCCCTAAAGAAGAAAATCACGGAGTGCACCG GTGTGCAACCCGAGATGCAGAAGCTGTGTTACAGAG GGGTGCCAAAGCCTCTGGTGGACACCGCAACCTTGCGGGACTCGGGGCTCTCGGCAAACGCCAAGATCCTGCTGGTGGGCTGCACTGTGAACGACCTGTACACCATCATGACGCCCGCGCCCGGAGCCCTTGAGAAGCCTCCAGCAG tgaAGAAAGAGCCACTCTGCAAGCAGAAA AAGCACAAGAACATAGTCGCCGACGGGGTCCCCGAAGATGCCATCCCGGGAATTCTCAACGTTAAT GACCCGCTTCCAACCCAGCCTTTAAAAGGCATGCTGAACGGGCTCAAGCAGAAGGTTCGGCTCACGTTCAAGCTAGAGAAAGACGAAGTGTGGATAAGCACAAAAG AGGACACAGAGAAGATCAGCATCGACGTAATTCAAGCAGTGGTCTCTGAGCCCATCGAGAAACATGAAGAGTACCACATAATG GGTCTTCGGGTTGGTCCCTCGGAGAAATTGTCTGTCTGGACCTACATCTACTGGGTGCCTGCGCAATACGTGAAGGCAATCAAGGACCACATTCTAGGCTGA